In one Mucilaginibacter sp. PAMB04168 genomic region, the following are encoded:
- a CDS encoding alpha-glucuronidase family glycosyl hydrolase: protein MTKILQGFFAGVLCLLIGNAGMAKINVAAPKAVTIVTPAGSHVRITFGAAKLAKALSANGYQVKTVHQMPITASATVVIGRLQDVLIKNSLTKYKLKILRKPGKEGFAINTGKNTVVVAGTDNSGVLYGCMELAERIAKQGGMPAALSLTDQPEMVMRGACVGVQKPVLLEGRGTYEYPYTPENFPWFYDKALWLRYLDTLAQNRMNALYLWNGHPFASLVRVKEYPYAVEVDEATFKKNEEMYKFLTDEADKRGIWVIQMFYNIIVSKPFAVKNNLKTQDRNRPIVPIIADYTRKSIAAFVQKYPNVGLMVALGEAMEGVGQDDIDWFTKTIIPGVKDGLKALGKTEEPPIVLRAHDTDAPAVMKAALPLYKNLYTEAKFNGEALTTYTPHGAWADLHRTLSRIGTVQIENVHILANLEPFRYGSADFIQKSVLAMHNVYEANGLHLYPQASYWDWPYSADKRDERLIQIDRDWIWYKEWARYAWNCHRSRSEEVKYWSAQLAAKFGCMQAQGGQILKAYEESGEISPQILRRVGITDGNRQTMTLGMLMAQFTNPEKFGLFSLLYESEAPEGEILSQYAEKEWKHEPHRGETPMDVLNNIVTYGKKSVDAIEQASPGVTKDKEEFSRLKNDMYCYNAMANSYSHKIRAAISILRYKYSDDVTDLEKALPDMELSLNHFRELVKLTKDSYLYANSMQTRQRKIPVPGTDGKMKTWAELLPVYEQELANFKKNIDSLKSPESKAKKGQQTALVNAQINLISGGAGTYTIGAGARPFADTAATITEFAKELQGLKGVQLDRNKQFKEGTAIKFNNAQPVKVLVGYFNKGGFINPDTWRYALAPQLEIDASANDYGQADVKLSNGILIPGQPSVSIHTYSFKAGTNTLTLPKGIALVLGFVTESQVVPVYDAGFSNVGNIKDLRWLFN, encoded by the coding sequence ATGACTAAAATACTCCAGGGCTTTTTTGCAGGCGTTTTGTGCTTGCTGATAGGTAATGCAGGTATGGCAAAAATTAACGTTGCAGCACCTAAAGCAGTAACCATCGTAACGCCGGCCGGTTCACATGTACGTATCACGTTCGGCGCTGCAAAGCTGGCTAAAGCATTATCGGCCAATGGTTACCAGGTTAAAACTGTTCACCAGATGCCAATTACTGCTTCGGCTACCGTTGTAATTGGCCGTTTGCAGGATGTATTGATAAAAAACAGCTTAACAAAATACAAGCTTAAAATTTTGCGTAAGCCGGGTAAAGAAGGGTTTGCTATCAACACCGGCAAAAATACCGTCGTGGTAGCAGGCACCGATAATTCGGGTGTGTTATATGGTTGTATGGAACTGGCCGAGCGTATTGCAAAGCAAGGCGGAATGCCTGCTGCTTTAAGCCTAACCGACCAACCCGAGATGGTCATGCGTGGTGCTTGCGTAGGCGTGCAAAAGCCCGTTCTGTTAGAAGGGCGCGGTACTTACGAGTATCCTTACACGCCCGAAAACTTTCCTTGGTTTTATGATAAAGCTTTGTGGTTGCGTTACCTGGATACACTGGCACAAAACCGCATGAATGCCCTGTACTTGTGGAACGGTCACCCGTTTGCCTCACTGGTAAGGGTAAAAGAGTATCCGTATGCAGTTGAGGTTGATGAGGCTACGTTTAAGAAGAACGAGGAAATGTATAAGTTCCTGACCGATGAGGCCGATAAGCGGGGTATTTGGGTGATACAAATGTTCTACAACATCATCGTCTCCAAACCATTCGCTGTTAAAAACAACCTCAAAACGCAGGATCGTAACCGCCCTATTGTTCCCATCATTGCCGATTATACCCGCAAGTCTATCGCAGCCTTTGTTCAAAAATATCCAAACGTAGGCTTAATGGTGGCCTTGGGCGAAGCTATGGAAGGCGTAGGGCAGGATGATATTGATTGGTTTACTAAAACCATTATTCCTGGTGTAAAAGACGGGTTAAAAGCTTTAGGCAAAACCGAAGAACCACCCATCGTTTTGCGGGCGCATGATACCGATGCACCTGCGGTGATGAAAGCGGCGCTCCCGCTTTATAAAAATTTGTATACCGAGGCTAAATTTAATGGTGAGGCTTTAACCACCTACACACCTCATGGTGCCTGGGCCGATCTGCACCGCACCCTGAGCCGCATTGGCACCGTACAAATTGAGAACGTACACATTTTAGCCAACCTCGAACCTTTTCGCTATGGTTCGGCCGATTTTATACAAAAAAGTGTGCTGGCCATGCATAACGTTTATGAAGCTAACGGCTTGCACCTGTACCCGCAGGCTTCCTATTGGGATTGGCCTTACTCAGCCGATAAACGCGACGAGCGTTTGATCCAAATAGACCGCGACTGGATATGGTACAAAGAATGGGCCCGTTATGCCTGGAATTGTCATCGCAGTCGTTCTGAAGAGGTTAAATACTGGTCGGCTCAACTGGCTGCTAAATTTGGCTGTATGCAAGCACAAGGTGGGCAAATCTTGAAGGCTTATGAAGAATCGGGCGAAATATCGCCGCAGATACTACGCAGAGTAGGTATTACCGATGGTAACCGTCAAACCATGACTTTGGGTATGCTAATGGCACAATTTACCAATCCCGAAAAATTTGGTTTGTTTAGCTTGTTGTACGAGTCTGAAGCGCCAGAAGGAGAGATACTGAGTCAGTATGCCGAAAAAGAGTGGAAACACGAGCCCCACCGTGGCGAAACGCCCATGGATGTATTGAACAACATTGTAACCTATGGTAAAAAGTCAGTAGATGCTATAGAGCAGGCTTCGCCGGGCGTTACTAAAGATAAAGAAGAGTTTAGCAGACTTAAAAATGATATGTACTGCTACAATGCCATGGCTAACAGCTATTCGCATAAAATACGGGCAGCTATATCTATTCTGAGGTACAAATATTCTGACGATGTAACTGATTTGGAAAAAGCCCTGCCCGACATGGAGCTGAGCTTAAACCATTTCAGAGAACTCGTTAAACTGACCAAGGATAGCTACTTGTACGCCAACAGTATGCAAACCCGCCAGCGTAAAATTCCGGTACCGGGTACTGATGGTAAAATGAAAACCTGGGCCGAACTGCTGCCCGTTTATGAGCAGGAATTGGCTAATTTTAAAAAGAATATTGACTCGTTGAAATCGCCGGAGTCTAAAGCAAAGAAGGGACAGCAAACAGCGTTGGTAAACGCACAGATAAACCTCATAAGCGGGGGAGCTGGCACCTACACCATTGGCGCCGGTGCCCGGCCATTTGCAGATACGGCCGCCACTATAACTGAATTTGCCAAAGAACTGCAAGGCCTAAAGGGCGTACAGCTGGATCGTAACAAGCAATTTAAAGAAGGCACCGCTATTAAGTTTAATAACGCACAACCGGTTAAAGTACTGGTAGGCTATTTCAACAAAGGAGGTTTTATCAATCCTGATACTTGGCGCTATGCCTTGGCCCCCCAGTTGGAAATTGATGCCAGCGCCAATGATTATGGCCAGGCCGATGTAAAGCTGTCTAATGGCATATTGATTCCCGGGCAGCCATCTGTAAGCATACATACCTATAGCTTTAAAGCAGGCACAAATACCCTCACTTTACCTAAAGGTATAGCCCTGGTGCTGGGTTTTGTGACAGAAAGCCAGGTTGTACCTGTGTATGATGCCGGTTTCAGTAACGTAGGCAACATCAAAGATTTAAGATGGTTGTTTAATTAA
- a CDS encoding glycosyl hydrolase family 65 protein, with protein sequence MKKLLIYLLLTFTAILTQAQTKPGLSTDKLKFYVTEFNKIDTETVKNYVTNDNAFGWLSQNVPLFECPDSTIEKIYYYRWWTFRKHLKQTPDGFIFTEFITPMNHAGKYNTISSALGHHIYEGRWLRNPQFINEYINFWLYVDPKTTKPHLHAFSSWLQDAVYNYYLVKGNKNWVQKLLPTLDADYRQWEGEKQLPNQMFWQFDVRDAMEESISGGRKDKNIRPTINSYMYGNAVALSKMADLAGNDTLKKKYAAKAKLLKKLVQDTLWDNKANFFKVKQVAKNQLADAREELGYIPWYFNLPDDKAKYAEQWEQLTDEKGFNAPWGITTAERRHPGFRTHGSGHGCEWDGAVWPFATTQTLKGLANLLTSYKNKDGMSTKVFYNELHKYAASHTKRGLPYLGEYQDEKNGEWLKGDNPRSSYYNHSGFADLIISNLIGLKPRDDEKLEVYPLLPPNQWDWFALDKVNYRGRLITIRWDKTGEKYHQGKGFFVYADGKEISKSSELKHIVVKLPLPALSKDKMVQ encoded by the coding sequence ATGAAGAAGTTATTAATTTACCTCTTACTAACCTTTACGGCAATCTTAACCCAGGCGCAAACCAAGCCTGGATTAAGCACCGATAAGTTGAAGTTTTACGTTACCGAATTTAATAAAATTGATACCGAAACGGTAAAGAACTACGTAACCAATGATAACGCTTTTGGCTGGTTATCGCAAAATGTGCCGCTGTTTGAGTGCCCGGATAGCACCATCGAGAAAATCTACTACTACCGCTGGTGGACCTTTCGTAAACATTTAAAGCAAACACCCGATGGCTTTATCTTCACCGAGTTTATAACCCCGATGAACCATGCTGGTAAATACAACACCATCAGTAGTGCATTAGGTCATCACATTTACGAAGGGCGCTGGCTGCGTAATCCGCAATTCATCAATGAGTATATTAATTTTTGGTTGTATGTAGATCCCAAAACAACAAAGCCCCACCTGCATGCCTTTAGCAGTTGGTTGCAGGATGCCGTGTACAACTATTACCTGGTAAAAGGCAACAAAAACTGGGTGCAAAAATTACTGCCCACGCTGGATGCCGACTACCGCCAATGGGAGGGCGAAAAACAACTGCCTAACCAAATGTTCTGGCAATTTGATGTACGCGACGCCATGGAGGAATCCATAAGCGGTGGCCGTAAGGATAAAAATATCCGTCCCACAATAAACAGCTATATGTATGGCAACGCAGTAGCACTCTCCAAAATGGCCGATTTAGCCGGCAATGATACCCTGAAGAAAAAATATGCAGCTAAAGCCAAGCTATTAAAAAAGCTTGTTCAGGATACTTTGTGGGATAATAAGGCAAATTTCTTCAAAGTAAAACAAGTAGCCAAGAACCAACTGGCCGATGCCCGGGAAGAATTGGGTTACATTCCATGGTATTTTAACCTGCCTGATGATAAAGCAAAATACGCTGAACAGTGGGAGCAGTTAACCGACGAGAAAGGCTTTAACGCACCCTGGGGCATTACCACGGCCGAGCGCAGGCACCCTGGGTTCCGTACGCATGGTTCAGGACATGGCTGTGAATGGGACGGCGCGGTATGGCCTTTTGCAACCACGCAAACGCTTAAAGGGCTGGCAAATTTGTTAACGAGTTATAAGAATAAGGATGGCATGTCTACCAAAGTGTTCTATAACGAACTGCACAAGTATGCCGCATCGCACACTAAGCGTGGCTTGCCATACCTGGGCGAGTACCAGGATGAAAAAAATGGCGAATGGCTAAAAGGCGATAACCCGCGCAGCAGCTACTATAATCACTCCGGCTTTGCCGATCTGATTATCAGTAATTTAATTGGCTTAAAACCACGTGATGATGAAAAGCTGGAAGTTTATCCGCTGTTGCCGCCTAACCAGTGGGATTGGTTTGCCCTAGATAAAGTGAACTACCGCGGCAGACTGATTACCATCCGCTGGGATAAGACGGGTGAGAAGTACCATCAGGGAAAAGGCTTCTTTGTTTACGCCGATGGTAAAGAGATTTCAAAGAGCAGTGAGTTAAAACATATTGTGGTGAAACTGCCCTTGCCGGCGCTTAGTAAAGATAAAATGGTACAATAG
- a CDS encoding zinc-binding alcohol dehydrogenase family protein: protein MKILTCTTPGTFDYGEVEKPQLKPDHAIIKIKRIGICGTDLHAYRGTQPFFSYPRILGHELSGELVEFDNAPGFEVGEAVTFIPYFNCGICVACRSGKPNCCVNIQVCGVHADGGMVEYLQVPSYALVHGEGLTYDELALVEPLAIGAHGIRRAMVEPGEFVLVIGAGPIGLGTIEFARIAGGNVIAMDVSNDRLNFCKNKLGIQHTINPLEGNAIEQLRTITNGDMASVVVDATGNLKAINGGIDYLAHGGRYVLIGLQKDAFSFNHPEFHKRESTLMSSRNATRQDFEHVVASMKQGLVDPKTYITHRVNFDEVKQEFESWLLPETQVIKAMIVNE from the coding sequence ATGAAAATATTAACCTGTACTACCCCTGGCACGTTCGATTATGGCGAGGTGGAGAAACCCCAGCTTAAACCCGATCATGCCATTATCAAAATAAAGCGCATAGGTATTTGCGGTACCGATTTGCATGCCTACCGCGGCACCCAGCCCTTCTTTAGCTACCCCCGTATTTTGGGTCATGAGCTATCGGGCGAGTTGGTGGAATTTGATAATGCACCGGGCTTCGAGGTAGGCGAGGCAGTAACCTTTATTCCTTATTTTAATTGTGGCATTTGCGTGGCCTGTCGTTCAGGCAAACCTAACTGCTGCGTAAACATACAGGTTTGCGGTGTGCATGCTGATGGCGGCATGGTAGAGTATCTGCAAGTACCATCTTACGCGCTGGTACACGGCGAAGGATTAACTTATGACGAGCTGGCACTGGTTGAGCCTTTGGCCATAGGTGCGCATGGTATCCGTAGGGCCATGGTTGAGCCGGGCGAATTTGTGCTGGTAATTGGAGCCGGGCCGATTGGTTTGGGCACTATAGAATTTGCCCGTATAGCAGGGGGCAATGTAATTGCTATGGACGTAAGTAATGATCGTCTTAACTTTTGTAAAAACAAGTTGGGCATACAGCACACCATTAATCCGCTTGAAGGTAACGCGATTGAGCAATTACGGACCATTACAAACGGCGATATGGCTTCGGTAGTGGTAGATGCAACCGGCAACCTGAAAGCCATAAACGGCGGTATTGATTACCTGGCACATGGCGGCCGTTATGTATTGATTGGGTTGCAAAAAGATGCATTCAGCTTTAATCACCCAGAGTTTCACAAGCGCGAATCTACCCTGATGAGCAGCCGTAACGCTACCCGTCAGGACTTTGAGCACGTAGTAGCTAGCATGAAACAAGGACTGGTAGACCCTAAAACTTATATCACTCACCGCGTTAATTTCGACGAAGTGAAACAAGAATTTGAAAGCTGGCTGTTACCCGAAACACAGGTAATTAAGGCTATGATTGTGAATGAATGA
- a CDS encoding amidohydrolase family protein produces MYRLDAHQHFWKFDPVRDSWITEEMDTIRRDFLPQDLMHILMHNQIEGCIAVQASQTEKENDFLLNLAAVNPFIKGVVGWVDLQAEDVEERLKYYSLRDKMVGFRHVLQGEPQRDFMLRPEFLKGIGLLGKYDFTYDILIFPDQLDYTAEFVAKFPNQRFVIDHIAKPDIKNQEVAEWEKAIRKVAQYTNVYCKVSGMVTEANWYGWEEEDFKPYLDIVFDAFGVERVMFGSDWPVCMVAGGYNRVVKMVKHHTESLSDHEKALFWGGNAIKFYNLEE; encoded by the coding sequence ATGTATAGACTTGATGCTCATCAGCACTTCTGGAAATTTGACCCGGTAAGAGACAGCTGGATTACGGAAGAAATGGATACCATTCGCCGCGACTTTCTGCCGCAGGATTTGATGCACATCCTCATGCACAATCAAATTGAGGGATGCATAGCCGTACAGGCCAGCCAAACCGAAAAGGAAAACGATTTCTTGCTTAATCTGGCTGCCGTAAACCCTTTCATAAAAGGTGTGGTGGGTTGGGTTGATTTGCAGGCCGAAGATGTAGAAGAGCGGCTGAAGTACTACAGTTTGCGCGACAAGATGGTAGGGTTCAGGCATGTGTTACAAGGCGAACCACAGCGCGATTTTATGCTGCGGCCCGAGTTTTTAAAAGGAATTGGTTTGCTCGGTAAGTATGATTTTACTTATGACATACTAATCTTTCCAGACCAGTTGGACTATACGGCCGAGTTTGTGGCTAAGTTTCCAAACCAGCGCTTTGTGATAGACCATATTGCCAAGCCCGATATTAAAAACCAGGAGGTTGCAGAGTGGGAAAAAGCCATAAGAAAGGTGGCACAATATACCAACGTTTACTGCAAGGTATCGGGTATGGTAACTGAAGCTAATTGGTACGGTTGGGAGGAAGAAGATTTTAAGCCCTACCTGGATATTGTATTTGATGCCTTTGGCGTTGAAAGAGTAATGTTTGGGTCAGACTGGCCCGTGTGCATGGTGGCCGGTGGCTACAACCGCGTGGTTAAAATGGTAAAGCATCATACCGAATCATTAAGTGACCACGAAAAGGCCTTGTTTTGGGGAGGCAACGCCATAAAGTTTTATAATTTGGAAGAGTAG
- a CDS encoding altronate dehydratase family protein has protein sequence MKQTILKIHPDDNVLVALTDIPAGDVITYGPDTFTTIQMIPAKHKVAIHEIKAGDSIIMYGVLVGKAQFDIASGGLLTTSNIKHAANGMSTESKHTSWQQPNVSEWQGRTFKGYHRSDGSVGTANYWLVIPMVFCENRNLEVLQEALVKPLGYGRKKTYETKALQLINKVKAGGGIEEVLFTEIESGDGLDREAKVFPNVDGIKFLTHTGGCGGIRQDAETLCGLLAGYITHPNVAGATVLSLGCQNAQVSILQREIEKRSPMFDKPLYILDQQTIGKESDIIDQALRKTMAGLIHANQYTRQPAPLSKLTIGLECGGSDGFSGISANPAIGYTSDLLVALGGSVILAEFPELCGVEQNLIDRCVEEEDANRFVSLVRTYAQRAEEVGSGFDMNPSPGNIKDGLITDAIKSAGAAKKGGTSPVVDVLDYPEKVVKPGLNLLCTPGNDVESTTAEVGSGANVVLFTTGLGTPTGNPITPVVKIATNTNLYNKMSDIIDLNTGTIIEGEETIEQAGERILDYVVKVASGEVEVCAVRHGQDDFIPWKRGVSL, from the coding sequence ATGAAACAGACGATATTAAAAATACACCCCGATGATAATGTGCTGGTTGCCTTGACTGACATACCAGCTGGCGACGTAATTACCTACGGCCCGGATACTTTTACTACTATACAAATGATACCTGCCAAACATAAGGTGGCTATTCATGAGATTAAGGCTGGCGACAGCATTATCATGTATGGCGTACTGGTAGGTAAGGCTCAGTTTGATATAGCGTCGGGAGGTTTACTTACCACCAGCAATATTAAACATGCGGCTAACGGTATGTCTACTGAGAGCAAGCACACCAGCTGGCAACAACCCAATGTAAGCGAATGGCAGGGGCGTACTTTTAAAGGTTATCATCGTTCTGATGGCAGCGTTGGTACCGCAAATTACTGGCTGGTTATCCCCATGGTATTCTGCGAAAATCGTAATCTCGAAGTTTTACAGGAAGCTTTGGTAAAACCACTGGGATATGGCCGCAAAAAAACATACGAAACCAAGGCGCTGCAACTCATTAACAAAGTAAAAGCAGGTGGCGGTATCGAAGAGGTATTATTCACCGAGATTGAAAGCGGCGACGGTTTGGATCGCGAAGCGAAAGTTTTCCCTAATGTTGATGGTATTAAGTTTTTGACCCATACAGGTGGCTGCGGCGGTATCCGTCAGGATGCTGAAACTTTATGCGGCCTGCTGGCAGGTTACATTACGCACCCTAACGTAGCCGGAGCAACCGTACTTAGCCTAGGTTGCCAAAATGCACAAGTAAGCATCTTACAACGTGAGATCGAAAAACGCTCTCCTATGTTTGATAAGCCGTTGTACATCTTAGATCAGCAAACAATTGGTAAAGAGTCTGACATTATTGATCAGGCCCTGCGCAAAACGATGGCTGGCTTAATTCATGCCAATCAGTACACTCGTCAGCCTGCGCCATTAAGCAAGCTAACTATTGGCTTAGAGTGCGGTGGTTCTGATGGTTTTTCGGGCATCTCTGCTAACCCGGCTATAGGCTATACTTCAGATTTGCTGGTGGCTTTAGGTGGTTCGGTTATTTTGGCCGAGTTTCCTGAGCTGTGTGGCGTGGAGCAAAACCTAATTGACCGTTGTGTAGAGGAAGAAGATGCAAACCGCTTTGTAAGCCTGGTGCGTACCTACGCCCAACGCGCCGAAGAGGTAGGTTCAGGCTTTGATATGAACCCATCACCAGGTAATATTAAAGATGGTTTAATTACCGATGCAATCAAATCTGCAGGTGCAGCCAAAAAAGGTGGTACTTCGCCAGTGGTAGATGTATTGGATTATCCTGAAAAAGTGGTTAAACCAGGTTTAAACCTGTTGTGTACGCCGGGTAATGATGTAGAAAGTACCACTGCCGAAGTAGGCTCTGGTGCCAACGTTGTATTATTTACTACGGGCTTAGGTACACCAACCGGTAACCCCATTACGCCGGTAGTTAAAATTGCTACCAATACCAACCTGTATAATAAAATGAGCGACATCATTGACCTTAACACAGGTACCATTATTGAAGGCGAAGAGACGATTGAACAAGCCGGAGAACGCATACTGGATTACGTAGTAAAAGTAGCCAGCGGCGAGGTTGAAGTATGTGCTGTACGCCATGGTCAGGATGATTTCATTCCATGGAAAAGAGGCGTGTCTTTGTAA
- a CDS encoding tagaturonate reductase: MILSRYNLNKISVPELVLPAEEVFELPERVLQFGTGVLLRGLPDYYIDKANRAGVFNGRAVVVKSTDTGSATDFDRQDSLYTLYIKGIENGEGVDEQIVCSAISRVLSAGTDWDSILKVAQSPDLQIVISNTTEVGIQLVQDDIRKHPPVSFPGKLLAILYERYQTFKGSADSGLVIVPTELIVDNGKKLEAIVLELAHLNKLEPAFMDWLEEHNHFCNSLVDRIVPGKPDAKLAADLESKSGYQDDLRTVSEVYSLWAIEGDEHIKNVLLFAQVDKGVVIVPNIEIFRELKLRLLNGTHTLSCAVAFLSGFRTVKEAMDDAAFSNFITQLMLREIAPAIPYDVDHDTAADFAGKVLDRFRNPYIEHQWISISAQYSSKIKMRVMPLLLNHYQSHDNAPALFTFGFAAFLRFMKSEKNAEGKFIGNVNGKDYTITDSQAEVFYNAWQKTELHDVAYTLLADKNLWDADLTQLKGFKEAVLNQLQQIVANGTQDILLKEATV; the protein is encoded by the coding sequence ATGATATTATCCCGATATAATTTGAACAAGATAAGCGTACCAGAGTTGGTATTGCCTGCAGAAGAAGTATTTGAACTGCCCGAAAGAGTATTGCAGTTTGGTACAGGCGTGCTGTTGCGCGGTTTGCCCGATTATTACATAGATAAAGCTAATCGCGCCGGCGTATTTAACGGCCGTGCGGTGGTAGTTAAATCAACCGATACGGGTTCAGCTACCGATTTTGACCGTCAGGACAGCTTATATACTTTGTACATCAAAGGCATTGAGAATGGCGAGGGTGTTGATGAACAGATAGTATGCTCTGCCATCAGCCGGGTACTATCAGCCGGTACCGACTGGGATAGCATCCTCAAAGTGGCTCAAAGTCCTGACCTGCAAATCGTAATTTCCAATACTACCGAGGTAGGTATACAGTTGGTGCAGGATGATATCCGTAAACATCCGCCGGTATCTTTTCCGGGCAAGTTGCTGGCCATTTTGTACGAGCGTTACCAGACCTTTAAAGGCAGCGCCGATAGCGGTTTAGTGATAGTGCCAACCGAACTAATTGTTGATAACGGCAAAAAGCTGGAAGCCATTGTGCTGGAGCTGGCCCACCTGAACAAGCTGGAGCCCGCCTTTATGGATTGGTTGGAGGAGCATAACCATTTCTGCAACTCATTGGTTGATCGTATTGTACCCGGTAAGCCTGATGCTAAATTAGCTGCCGATCTGGAGAGCAAAAGCGGTTATCAGGATGATCTGCGCACGGTATCTGAAGTATACTCGCTTTGGGCTATTGAGGGTGATGAGCATATCAAAAATGTACTTTTATTTGCCCAGGTTGATAAAGGCGTGGTTATTGTTCCAAATATTGAGATTTTCCGCGAGCTGAAATTGCGCTTGTTGAACGGTACGCATACCTTGAGTTGTGCTGTTGCCTTTTTGTCAGGCTTCAGAACTGTCAAGGAGGCAATGGACGATGCCGCTTTTTCTAACTTTATTACCCAGTTAATGCTTAGGGAAATTGCCCCGGCTATCCCATATGACGTTGATCATGATACTGCGGCCGATTTTGCAGGCAAAGTGCTTGACAGGTTCCGTAATCCTTACATTGAGCATCAGTGGATCAGCATTTCGGCACAATATTCGTCTAAAATAAAAATGCGTGTGATGCCGTTATTGTTAAATCACTACCAATCTCATGATAATGCGCCAGCTTTGTTTACTTTTGGCTTTGCCGCCTTCTTAAGGTTTATGAAATCGGAAAAGAATGCCGAAGGAAAGTTTATCGGCAATGTTAATGGTAAGGATTATACAATTACCGATAGCCAGGCTGAGGTATTTTACAATGCATGGCAAAAGACCGAATTGCATGATGTAGCCTACACCTTACTGGCTGATAAAAACCTTTGGGATGCCGATTTAACGCAGTTGAAAGGGTTTAAAGAAGCCGTATTAAATCAGTTACAGCAGATAGTAGCAAACGGAACACAAGATATTTTATTAAAAGAAGCAACAGTTTAA
- the pelA gene encoding pectate lyase, with protein sequence MKIYIKILTLVMLLGFTYTTQAQTAQTDPIAENMLVYQRSVGGWPKAVAEVKVDYNKVLTDARKAATLKDAGRIDATIDNSATYKEITYLVGAYKQTNNKAYLQSAEKGIRYLLKAQYANGGWPQYYPDSALYRAQITYNDNAMMNVMEIMYNVANRKNGFDVVDASLVAPAANAVKRGIDCILKTQIKVNGKLTAWNQQYDHRTLQPVMARKFELVGLASSESAAIVQFLMQLPSPSTEIKAAIKGAVEWFDDVKLKGIRFDHVPDAANPGKKDGVVVPDSSSVIWARYYEIGTNKPFFSGRNSEKRYNLTEIEQERRGGYAWYGVWPKKILDKQYPAWAKKNGVK encoded by the coding sequence ATGAAGATTTACATAAAAATATTAACCTTGGTTATGCTGTTGGGTTTTACCTATACAACGCAAGCTCAAACAGCACAAACCGACCCCATAGCCGAAAATATGCTGGTATACCAACGTAGTGTTGGCGGCTGGCCAAAAGCAGTAGCCGAAGTAAAGGTAGATTATAACAAAGTGCTAACCGATGCACGGAAAGCTGCCACCCTGAAAGATGCCGGCCGTATTGATGCCACTATTGATAACAGCGCCACTTACAAAGAAATTACTTACCTGGTTGGTGCCTATAAACAAACCAACAACAAAGCCTACCTCCAATCGGCCGAAAAGGGGATCCGTTACCTGCTGAAGGCTCAGTACGCTAATGGCGGCTGGCCGCAATATTACCCCGATAGCGCTTTATACCGTGCGCAGATCACTTATAACGATAACGCCATGATGAACGTAATGGAAATTATGTACAACGTGGCCAACCGCAAAAATGGTTTTGATGTAGTTGATGCATCATTGGTAGCGCCGGCTGCTAACGCGGTAAAAAGAGGCATTGATTGCATTTTAAAAACCCAGATCAAAGTAAACGGCAAACTAACCGCCTGGAACCAGCAATATGACCACCGCACACTGCAGCCTGTAATGGCCCGCAAGTTCGAACTGGTTGGGTTGGCCTCGTCCGAATCTGCCGCTATTGTGCAATTTCTCATGCAGTTGCCTTCGCCATCAACCGAAATAAAGGCTGCCATTAAAGGCGCCGTTGAGTGGTTTGATGACGTGAAATTAAAAGGTATCCGTTTTGATCACGTGCCAGATGCAGCAAACCCTGGTAAAAAGGATGGTGTAGTTGTACCCGATTCTTCATCAGTTATTTGGGCACGTTATTATGAAATTGGTACAAACAAGCCTTTCTTCTCAGGCCGTAATAGCGAAAAGAGATATAACCTTACTGAAATAGAGCAGGAGCGCAGAGGCGGCTATGCCTGGTATGGCGTGTGGCCTAAAAAAATATTAGACAAACAATACCCGGCATGGGCAAAAAAGAACGGTGTTAAGTAA